In Humulus lupulus chromosome 6, drHumLupu1.1, whole genome shotgun sequence, a single genomic region encodes these proteins:
- the LOC133782061 gene encoding beta-xylosidase/alpha-L-arabinofuranosidase 2-like has product MASVSMRENRVGCSSTNGSRYSVLLLVTLVCLVLGRVSGQNPVFACDAGSNGFGFCDKSLGVDARVADLVKRLSLQEKIGFLVNSAGNVSRLGIPKYEWWSEALHGVSYVGPGTKFSSVVPGATSFPQVILTAASFNASLFEAIGKVVSTEARAMHNVGLAGLTFWSPNINIFRDPRWGRGQETPGEDPLLSSKYAAGYVRGLQQTDDPNRLKVAACCKHYTAYDLDNWKGIDRYHFNAKVSRQDLDDTFQPPFKSCVIDGNVASVMCSYNQVNGKPTCADPDLLSGVIRGEWKLNGYIVSDCDSVDVLFNSQHYTKTPEEAAAKSILAGLDLDCGSFLGKHTEAAVNGGLVNEAAVDKAISNNFATLMRLGFFDGDPREQQYGKLGPKDVCTEANQELAREAARQGIVLLKNSAGSLPLSHTAIKTLAVIGPNANVTKTMIGNYEGAPCKYTTPLQGLAAMVTTSYHQGCANVGCGTAQADDAAKIAAAADATVLVVGADQSIEAESRDRVDLHLPGQQQLLITTVAKASKGPVILVIMSGGGFDISFAKNDDKITSILWVGYPGEAGGAAIADIIFGHYNPSGRLPMTWYPQSYVDKVPMDNMNMRPDPSTGYPGRTYRFYTGETIYAFGDGLSYTQFHHHLVKAPKMVNIPLSESHTCRLSRCTSLQVDDPSYSCENLAFDIHLRVQNMGKHSGFQTVFLYSSPPSIHNSPKKHLLGFEKVFVQAQSESPVKFRVNVCKDLSLVDEIGTRKVALGHHLLHIGDLKHSLSLRV; this is encoded by the exons ATGGCTTCTGTTTCAATGAGAGAAAACAGAGTAGGCTGTAGTAGTACTAATGGTAGTAGGTACTCTGTTTTGCTCTTAGTCACTCTGGTCTGTCTCGTTCTGGGCCGAGTTTCGGGACAGAACCCGGTCTTCGCCTGCGATGCCGGGTCGAACGGGTTCGGGTTCTGTGACAAGTCGTTGGGGGTTGATGCGAGAGTGGCGGACCTGGTGAAGAGGCTGTCGTTGCAGGAGAAAATAGGGTTTTTGGTGAACAGTGCTGGGAATGTGAGTAGGCTTGGGATTCCCAAGTACGAATGGTGGTCGGAGGCTCTCCATGGAGTTTCGTATGTTGGTCCTGGAACTAAGTTTTCCAGTGTCGTTCCTGGGGCCACTAGCTTCCCTCAGGTCATTTTGACCGCTGCCTCTTTCAATGCTTCTCTCTTTGAAGCCATTGGAAAG GTAGTTTCAACTGAGGCAAGGGCAATGCACAACGTAGGATTGGCAGGGTTAACATTTTGGTCACCAAATATCAACATTTTTAGGGATCCTAGATGGGGAAGAGGCCAAGAGACACCCGGAGAAGACCCTCTCCTCTCCAGCAAATACGCTGCGGGTTATGTCCGAGGCCTACAACAAACCGACGACCCTAACCGGCTCAAGGTCGCCGCTTGTTGCAAGCATTACACGGCCTATGATTTGGACAATTGGAAAGGCATTGATCGTTACCACTTCAATGCAAAG gtGTCAAGGCAAGATTTGGATGACACTTTCCAACCCCCATTCAAGAGTTGTGTTATAGATGGGAATGTTGCTAGTGTCATGTGCTCTTACAACCAGGTTAATGGGAAGCCAACTTGTGCTGACCCCGACCTTCTCTCTGGTGTCATCAGAGGAGAATGGAAATTGAATGG GTACATTGTTTCTGATTGTGACTCAGTGGATGTGTTGTTCAACTCCCAACACTACACTAAGACACCCGAAGAAGCTGCCGCCAAGTCTATATTAGCTG GTTTGGATTTAGACTGTGGATCTTTCTTAGGAAAACATACAGAAGCAGCTGTGAATGGAGGACTAGTGAATGAGGCCGCCGTGGACAAGGCCATTTCGAACAATTTCGCCACATTGATGCGATTGGGCTTCTTCGACGGAGACCCAAGAGAGCAACAATACGGAAAATTGGGCCCAAAAGATGTGTGCACTGAGGCCAACCAAGAGCTGGCCCGTGAGGCTGCAAGGCAAGGCATTGTGTTGCTCAAGAACAGTGCTGGCTCACTTCCTCTTTCACACACTGCTATCAAAACTTTGGCCGTTATTGGGCCTAATGCCAATGTCACCAAGACCATGATTGGAAATTACGAAG GCGCACCATGCAAATATACCACTCCTTTACAAGGTTTGGCGGCCATGGTAACTACTAGTTACCACCAAGGTTGCGCCAATGTGGGATGTGGCACCGCCCAGGCGGACGACGCTGCGAAGATAGCGGCAGCAGCCGACGCAACCGTGCTGGTGGTGGGCGCTGATCAGTCCATAGAAGCCGAGAGTCGGGACCGAGTGGACCTACATCTTCCGGGACAGCAGCAACTCCTAATAACAACAGTAGCAAAGGCCTCTAAAGGGCCAGTTATTCTTGTTATAATGTCAGGAGGAGGTTTTGACATTTCTTTTGCCAAAAATGATGATAAGATTACTAGCATTCTTTGGGTTGGTTATCCTGGTGAGGCCGGTGGTGCTGCCATTGCTGATATCATTTTTGGTCATTACAATCCAA GTGGAAGGCTGCCCATGACATGGTATCCCCAGTCATATGTCGATAAAGTCCCAATGGACAACATGAACATGCGACCCGACCCGTCCACAGGCTATCCGGGTCGGACTTATCGATTCTACACGGGCGAAACCATCTATGCATTCGGAGATGGGTTAAGCTACACCCAATTCCACCACCATCTAGTCAAAGCACCAAAGATGGTTAACATTCCTTTATCGGAGAGTCACACGTGTCGCTTATCTAGGTGCACCTCATTACAAGTCGATGATCCGTCCTACAGCTGCGAAAACCTCGCCTTCGACATCCATTTAAGGGTCCAAAACATGGGAAAGCATAGTGGGTTCCAGACAGTTTTCTTGTACTCAAGCCCACCTTCGATCCATAACTCACCCAAGAAGCACTTATTGGGCTTTGAGAAGGTTTTCGTACAGGCCCAATCAGAGTCACCAGTGAAGTTTAGGGTTAATGTGTGCAAGGATTTGAGCTTGGTGGATGAGATTGGGACTAGGAAAGTTGCTTTAGGGCATCATTTGCTTCATATTGGGGACTTGAAACACTCGTTGAGTTTGagggtttga